In Thermomonas carbonis, a single genomic region encodes these proteins:
- the ahpC gene encoding alkyl hydroperoxide reductase subunit C, whose protein sequence is MSLLDSSVTLHPRPLINSKVPAFKANAYKNGAFITVSDEDLKGKWSVLIFMPAAFTFNCPTEIEDAAEHYAEFQALGAEVYIVTTDTHFSHKVWHETSPAVGKAQFPLVADPTHQLTRAFRVHIEEDGLALRGTFIVNPDGVIKTAEIHDNAIARDVTETVRKLKAAKYVAEHPNEVCPAKWNDGAKTIKPSLDLVGKI, encoded by the coding sequence ATGTCCCTGCTCGATTCCAGCGTCACCCTGCATCCGCGTCCGCTGATCAACTCCAAGGTGCCGGCGTTCAAGGCCAATGCCTACAAGAACGGCGCGTTCATCACCGTCAGCGACGAAGACCTGAAGGGCAAGTGGTCCGTGCTGATCTTCATGCCGGCCGCCTTCACCTTCAATTGCCCGACCGAGATCGAAGACGCCGCCGAGCATTACGCCGAGTTCCAGGCGCTGGGCGCCGAGGTCTACATCGTCACCACCGACACCCATTTCAGCCACAAGGTCTGGCACGAGACTTCGCCGGCGGTCGGCAAGGCCCAGTTCCCGCTGGTCGCCGACCCGACCCACCAGCTGACCCGCGCCTTCCGCGTGCACATCGAAGAAGACGGCCTGGCCCTGCGCGGCACCTTCATCGTCAACCCGGACGGCGTGATCAAGACCGCCGAGATCCACGACAACGCGATCGCCCGCGACGTCACCGAGACCGTGCGCAAGCTGAAGGCCGCCAAGTACGTGGCCGAGCACCCCAACGAGGTCTGCCCGGCCAAGTGGAACGACGGTGCCAAGACCATCAAGCCGTCGCTGGATCTGGTCGGCAAGATCTGA
- a CDS encoding DUF2007 domain-containing protein has protein sequence MRTVYDAANLIDAHLVRQALEAEGIPAFVRGEALIGGMGDLGVFGLVAVLVPDAAWTEARALVDDLNFGGIADDDTDADDATGEETAG, from the coding sequence ATGCGCACTGTCTACGACGCCGCGAACCTGATCGATGCCCACCTGGTCCGCCAGGCGCTGGAGGCCGAAGGCATCCCCGCCTTCGTCCGCGGCGAGGCACTGATCGGCGGTATGGGCGACCTGGGCGTGTTCGGCCTGGTCGCGGTGCTGGTACCGGATGCCGCGTGGACCGAGGCCCGGGCGCTGGTCGATGACTTGAACTTCGGCGGTATCGCGGACGACGACACGGATGCCGACGATGCGACGGGCGAGGAAACCGCCGGATGA
- the ahpF gene encoding alkyl hydroperoxide reductase subunit F: MLDADLKTQLAAYLEKLQQPIELVASLDDSDAARELDTLLGEIAALSPKISRATGDDARKPSFLIRRIGTTIEVGFAAIPLGHEFTSLVLALLQVGGHPVRIDDALAAQVRALPGEYSFQTYMSLHCQSCPDTIQALNAMSVLNPRIRHVAIDGGLFQAEVEAREILSVPTIYLNDQPFDAGRMSIEQVLAKLDTGAAARTAEALKDTAPYEVLVVGGGPAGAAAAIYAARKGIRTGILTERFGGQVLDTMAIENFPSVEYTEGPKLAASLEAHVRSYGVELVTSQRAKALHPATEDGGFVGIELESGATLRARTVVLAPGARWRQTGVPGEAEYRNRGVTYCPHCDGPLFKGKRVAVIGGGNSGVEAAIDLAGLVEHVTLLEFDGKLRADDVLQRKLYSLPNASVHVNAQTTAFTGDGSKLQALEYTDRGTGVAHRIDVAGVFVQIGLLPNSEWLKDTVLLTPRGEIVIDDRGHTNLAGVFAAGDATTEPFKQIVVAMGAGSTAALSAFDHLIRHSAPLADSEAAAA, translated from the coding sequence ATGCTCGACGCCGACCTCAAGACCCAACTCGCCGCCTACCTCGAGAAGCTGCAGCAGCCGATCGAGCTGGTCGCCTCGCTTGACGATTCCGACGCCGCGCGCGAGCTCGACACGTTGCTTGGCGAGATCGCTGCGCTGTCGCCGAAGATTTCCCGCGCCACGGGCGACGATGCGCGAAAGCCGTCGTTCCTGATCCGTCGCATCGGCACCACGATCGAAGTCGGCTTCGCCGCGATCCCGCTGGGCCACGAGTTCACCTCGCTGGTGCTGGCCCTGCTGCAGGTCGGCGGGCATCCGGTGCGCATCGACGACGCGCTCGCTGCGCAGGTGCGGGCATTACCCGGCGAGTACAGCTTCCAGACCTACATGTCGCTGCATTGCCAGAGCTGCCCGGACACGATCCAGGCGCTGAATGCGATGAGCGTGCTGAATCCGCGTATCCGCCACGTTGCCATCGACGGCGGGCTGTTCCAGGCCGAAGTCGAAGCGCGCGAAATCCTGTCGGTGCCGACGATCTACCTCAACGACCAGCCGTTCGATGCCGGCCGCATGAGCATCGAACAGGTGCTCGCCAAGCTCGATACCGGCGCCGCCGCGCGCACGGCCGAAGCATTGAAGGACACCGCGCCGTATGAGGTGCTGGTCGTCGGTGGCGGCCCCGCCGGTGCCGCGGCGGCGATCTACGCCGCGCGCAAGGGCATCCGCACCGGCATCCTCACCGAGCGCTTCGGTGGGCAGGTGCTGGACACCATGGCGATCGAGAATTTCCCGTCGGTCGAATACACCGAAGGCCCGAAACTGGCCGCTTCGCTGGAAGCGCATGTGCGCAGCTACGGTGTCGAGCTGGTGACCTCGCAACGCGCGAAGGCGCTGCATCCGGCGACCGAAGATGGCGGCTTCGTCGGGATCGAACTCGAAAGCGGCGCGACCCTGCGTGCCCGCACCGTGGTGCTCGCCCCCGGCGCACGCTGGCGCCAGACCGGCGTGCCCGGCGAAGCCGAATACCGCAACAGGGGCGTCACCTATTGCCCGCATTGCGACGGCCCGCTGTTCAAGGGCAAGCGCGTGGCGGTGATCGGCGGTGGCAACTCCGGCGTGGAAGCGGCGATCGACCTGGCCGGCTTGGTCGAGCACGTCACCCTGCTTGAATTCGACGGCAAGCTGCGCGCCGACGACGTGCTGCAGCGCAAGCTCTACAGCCTGCCGAACGCGAGCGTGCACGTGAACGCGCAGACCACCGCCTTCACCGGCGACGGCAGCAAGCTGCAGGCACTGGAGTACACCGACCGCGGCACCGGCGTTGCGCACCGGATCGACGTGGCCGGCGTGTTCGTGCAGATCGGCCTGCTGCCCAACAGCGAGTGGCTGAAGGACACCGTGCTGCTGACCCCGCGTGGCGAGATCGTGATCGACGACCGCGGCCACACCAACCTGGCGGGCGTGTTCGCCGCCGGCGATGCCACCACCGAGCCGTTCAAGCAGATCGTGGTTGCGATGGGTGCGGGTTCCACCGCGGCGCTGTCCGCGTTCGATCACCTGATCCGCCACTCCGCGCCACTGGCCGATTCCGAAGCCGCTGCGGCATGA
- a CDS encoding glutamine--tRNA ligase/YqeY domain fusion protein, with product MSQTPPSTAADAAPARTDFIRQIVREDLASGKHAAIKTRFPPEPNGYLHIGHAKAICLDFGVAAEFGGSCNLRLDDTNPAREDPEYVRAIQDDVRWLGFDWANLRHASDYFGVYYLAALKLIRQGDAFVCDLSAEEVRDYRGSLIEPGRNSPYRERSVEENLDLFTRMRAGEFADGTRTLRAKIDMASGNINLRDPALYRIKHVEHQNTGGEWPIYPMYDFAHALGDAVEGITHSLCTLEFEDHRPLYDWCVDRVDLAGNPDLLEPLVAQDLPKEAGKPRQIEFSRLNFNYLVMSKRKLLAMVEDKLVDGWDDPRMPTLQGIRRRGYTPSALRLMVDRVGISKQNSLLDISILEGALRDDLDAHAPRRMAVIDPLKIVLTNLPDDHEESLTFSNHPKDPDQGERRIPFSRELWIEREDFEEVPPPGFKRLTVGGDVRLRGAGILHCDAAIKDADGRIIELHCTLDPESRPGMEGANRKVKGTIHWVSAKHAVTTEIRLYDRLFIVPNPDIDEGGKTYRDYLNPASRKVVTGYVEPAAADCAPEQGFQFERLGYFVADRYDHVAGTPVFNRSVTLRDTWASKA from the coding sequence GTGTCCCAGACCCCTCCCAGCACCGCCGCCGACGCCGCCCCGGCCAGGACCGACTTCATCCGCCAGATCGTTCGAGAGGACCTGGCCAGCGGCAAGCACGCGGCGATCAAGACCCGCTTCCCGCCCGAGCCCAACGGCTATCTGCACATCGGCCATGCCAAGGCGATCTGCCTGGACTTCGGCGTGGCCGCGGAGTTCGGCGGCAGCTGCAACCTGCGCCTGGACGACACCAACCCCGCTCGCGAAGACCCCGAGTACGTCCGCGCCATCCAGGACGACGTGCGCTGGCTCGGCTTCGACTGGGCCAACCTGCGCCATGCCTCGGACTATTTCGGCGTGTACTACCTGGCCGCGCTGAAGCTGATCCGCCAGGGCGATGCCTTCGTCTGCGACCTGAGCGCCGAGGAAGTTCGCGACTATCGCGGCAGCCTGATCGAGCCCGGCCGCAATTCGCCGTACCGCGAGCGCAGCGTGGAGGAGAACCTGGACCTGTTCACCCGCATGCGCGCTGGCGAGTTCGCCGATGGCACGCGCACGCTGCGGGCGAAGATCGACATGGCCAGCGGCAACATCAACCTGCGCGACCCGGCGCTGTACCGGATCAAGCACGTCGAGCACCAGAACACCGGCGGCGAATGGCCGATCTACCCGATGTACGACTTCGCGCATGCGCTGGGCGACGCCGTCGAGGGCATCACCCATTCGCTGTGCACGCTTGAGTTCGAGGACCACCGCCCGCTGTACGACTGGTGCGTGGACCGGGTCGACCTGGCCGGCAATCCCGACCTGCTGGAACCGCTGGTGGCGCAGGACCTGCCGAAGGAAGCCGGCAAGCCGCGGCAGATCGAGTTCTCGCGGCTCAACTTCAACTACCTCGTCATGAGCAAGCGCAAGCTGCTGGCGATGGTCGAAGACAAGCTGGTCGATGGCTGGGACGATCCGCGCATGCCGACGCTGCAGGGCATCCGTCGCCGCGGCTACACGCCGTCTGCGCTGCGCTTGATGGTCGACCGCGTCGGCATCAGCAAGCAGAACTCGCTGCTCGACATCTCGATCCTCGAAGGCGCGCTGCGCGATGATCTCGATGCGCATGCGCCGCGGCGGATGGCAGTGATCGATCCGCTGAAGATCGTGCTGACCAACCTGCCGGACGATCATGAAGAATCGCTGACCTTCTCCAATCATCCGAAAGATCCAGATCAGGGCGAGCGCCGCATCCCGTTTTCGCGCGAGTTGTGGATCGAGCGCGAGGACTTCGAGGAGGTCCCTCCGCCGGGCTTCAAGCGCCTGACCGTGGGCGGCGACGTGCGCCTGCGTGGTGCCGGCATCCTGCATTGCGATGCCGCGATCAAGGATGCCGACGGTCGCATCATCGAGCTGCACTGCACGCTGGATCCGGAATCGCGTCCCGGCATGGAAGGCGCCAACCGCAAGGTCAAGGGCACCATCCATTGGGTCAGTGCGAAGCACGCGGTGACCACCGAGATCCGCCTGTACGACCGCCTGTTCATCGTGCCGAACCCGGATATCGACGAAGGCGGCAAGACCTACCGCGACTACCTCAATCCGGCGTCACGCAAGGTCGTGACCGGTTATGTGGAACCGGCCGCAGCAGACTGCGCGCCCGAGCAGGGCTTCCAGTTCGAACGCCTCGGTTATTTCGTCGCCGATCGCTACGACCACGTCGCCGGCACGCCGGTGTTCAATCGCAGCGTGACCCTGCGCGACACCTGGGCGAGCAAGGCCTGA
- a CDS encoding sensor domain-containing diguanylate cyclase codes for MTVVNRLLPMLALLGALAVLGLALAWLVKADAPMPGEVAVRVTAGDGTTTDSRIVAAPGTGIPLQATLDFDLPASSNGPRLLWLPREPLQSLQLSGKDAHGQPWASTPDGFFAPKPDDGFAPAGYAVVLPEGLVGAQQFQLALHSAMQAAPTPRVMAIDGALRLTAREMVFASALYAAWATLLIASLALYWAVRDVLFLAHAAYTLMALVFMAVLQGHLYALPGMDAMAAMGMRGFWLAVLLFNLCGLWLVLQFVDAGASRSRQVRRLPMLLPLVALPIVLAFLPMPSAHAALQVAAPLAWMLSAPAGIWAMLDGARRGIPMAFAAAILLVALLLAAVAHMAMNRGVLVDGMLVRHGYQVVLVLFSLVLFVGLSSRIGSVRRQLDDETSARRDSETRLRHEQARTRLTQSLQQVMREVPEDRIAHAAFRLLGTHAGELLGTEDALVLGDDYLGDGKLFVQATAKTTTTARAVQAARALVRDHARNREPVEVRLTAGRRSDDPGEGNYLIVPLRVQAPAWAALVLPVRRMLAAEDKDALVQMARTTVEQADAAHAAFLLRRTAERDALTGGFNRRTLDQLAARECKLAGNHKPLGVLFIDLDWFKRINDTYGHPCGDECLRKVAATLRAELRPQDVFGRYGGEEFLVLLPGQDAASARLVGDRLRQAVEDAEVDWQGETLRFTISIGMAVLREGDDPEKLLARADKALYRAKREGRNRVCVAPAYVQ; via the coding sequence ATGACCGTGGTCAACCGGCTGCTGCCGATGCTGGCCCTGCTCGGCGCGCTGGCGGTGCTGGGACTGGCCTTGGCCTGGCTGGTCAAGGCCGACGCGCCGATGCCCGGCGAAGTGGCGGTGCGCGTCACTGCGGGTGACGGCACGACGACCGACAGCAGGATCGTCGCTGCCCCCGGCACCGGCATCCCGCTGCAGGCGACCTTGGACTTCGACCTGCCGGCATCGAGCAATGGCCCGCGCTTGCTGTGGCTGCCGCGTGAGCCGCTGCAATCCCTGCAGTTGAGCGGCAAGGACGCGCACGGCCAGCCCTGGGCCAGCACGCCGGACGGGTTCTTCGCGCCGAAGCCGGACGACGGCTTCGCGCCTGCGGGGTATGCGGTGGTGCTGCCGGAAGGCTTGGTCGGCGCGCAGCAGTTTCAACTGGCGCTTCACTCCGCGATGCAGGCTGCGCCGACGCCGCGGGTCATGGCCATCGACGGTGCGCTGCGGCTGACCGCACGCGAGATGGTCTTCGCCAGCGCGCTGTACGCCGCCTGGGCCACGCTGTTGATCGCATCGCTGGCGCTGTACTGGGCAGTCCGCGACGTGCTGTTCCTGGCCCACGCCGCCTACACCCTGATGGCGCTGGTGTTCATGGCCGTGTTGCAAGGTCACCTCTACGCGCTGCCCGGCATGGACGCGATGGCGGCGATGGGCATGCGCGGATTCTGGCTGGCGGTGCTGCTGTTCAACCTCTGCGGCCTGTGGCTGGTGCTGCAGTTCGTCGATGCCGGCGCGTCGCGTTCACGGCAGGTGCGGCGTCTGCCGATGCTGCTGCCGCTGGTCGCGTTACCGATCGTGCTGGCGTTCCTGCCGATGCCGTCGGCGCATGCCGCGCTGCAGGTCGCCGCGCCGCTGGCCTGGATGCTGTCCGCGCCCGCCGGCATCTGGGCGATGCTGGATGGCGCGCGTCGCGGGATTCCGATGGCATTCGCCGCGGCGATCCTGCTGGTCGCGCTGTTGCTGGCCGCGGTCGCGCACATGGCGATGAACCGCGGCGTGCTGGTGGACGGCATGCTGGTTCGCCACGGCTACCAGGTGGTGCTGGTGCTGTTTTCGCTGGTGCTGTTTGTCGGCCTGAGCAGCCGGATCGGTTCGGTGCGCCGACAACTGGACGACGAAACCAGCGCGCGCCGCGACAGCGAAACCCGCCTGCGCCACGAACAGGCCCGCACCCGGCTCACCCAGTCGCTGCAGCAGGTCATGCGCGAGGTGCCGGAGGATCGCATCGCCCATGCCGCCTTCCGCCTGCTCGGCACGCATGCCGGCGAACTGCTGGGCACCGAGGACGCGCTGGTGCTGGGCGACGACTACCTCGGCGACGGCAAGCTGTTCGTCCAGGCCACCGCCAAGACCACGACGACGGCGCGCGCCGTGCAGGCCGCACGCGCGCTGGTCCGCGACCATGCGCGCAACCGCGAGCCGGTCGAGGTGCGCCTCACCGCTGGTCGTCGCAGCGACGACCCGGGCGAGGGCAACTATCTGATCGTGCCGCTGCGCGTGCAGGCTCCCGCCTGGGCGGCGTTGGTCTTGCCGGTTCGGCGCATGCTGGCCGCGGAAGACAAGGACGCGCTGGTGCAGATGGCGCGGACCACGGTGGAACAGGCGGATGCGGCCCATGCCGCGTTCCTGTTGCGGCGCACGGCGGAGCGCGACGCGCTCACCGGCGGTTTCAACCGGCGCACGCTGGATCAGCTGGCCGCGCGCGAATGCAAGCTGGCCGGCAACCACAAACCGCTGGGCGTGTTGTTCATCGACCTGGACTGGTTCAAGCGGATCAACGACACCTACGGCCATCCCTGCGGCGACGAATGCCTGCGCAAGGTGGCCGCCACGCTGCGTGCGGAATTGCGGCCGCAGGACGTGTTCGGGCGCTACGGCGGCGAGGAATTTTTGGTGTTGTTGCCGGGCCAGGATGCCGCCTCCGCGCGGCTGGTCGGTGATCGCCTGCGCCAGGCGGTGGAGGACGCAGAGGTGGACTGGCAAGGCGAAACGCTGCGCTTCACCATCAGCATCGGCATGGCCGTGCTGCGCGAGGGCGACGATCCGGAAAAGCTGCTGGCGCGCGCCGACAAGGCGCTGTACCGGGCCAAGCGCGAAGGCCGCAATCGTGTCTGTGTTGCGCCCGCTTACGTGCAATGA
- the prmC gene encoding peptide chain release factor N(5)-glutamine methyltransferase: protein MAMDPASITLAALLRQAATTIDRVDAEWLLAHALQKPRSWLFAHADQPVPADVAMRFAGLCARRQAGEPVAYLTGMQGFWTLDLAVSPATLIPRAETELLVELALARIPVDAGARVADLGTGSGAIALAIAKERSRAAVIATDASAAALEVARGNAARNHIANVEFREGDWFAPLAGETFDLIASNPPYIAEGDPHLGEGDLRFEPPTALSSGADGLDALRRIVRDVPSHLVAGGWLLLEHGWDHGAAVRTLLAEAGFVDVEIAQDLEGRDRVSLGRAGC from the coding sequence GTGGCGATGGATCCAGCCTCGATCACCCTCGCTGCGCTGCTGCGTCAGGCGGCCACCACCATTGATCGCGTCGATGCCGAATGGCTGCTGGCCCACGCCCTGCAAAAGCCGCGCAGCTGGCTATTCGCGCATGCGGACCAACCGGTGCCGGCCGATGTGGCCATGCGTTTCGCGGGCTTGTGCGCGCGCCGCCAGGCCGGCGAGCCGGTTGCCTACCTGACCGGAATGCAGGGTTTCTGGACGCTGGATCTCGCCGTTTCGCCGGCCACGCTGATCCCGCGAGCCGAGACCGAACTACTGGTCGAACTGGCGCTGGCGCGGATCCCGGTGGATGCCGGAGCGCGCGTTGCCGATCTCGGCACCGGCAGCGGCGCGATTGCACTCGCCATCGCGAAGGAACGATCGCGTGCAGCGGTTATCGCCACCGATGCCAGTGCCGCAGCGCTGGAGGTCGCGCGCGGCAATGCTGCGCGCAACCACATCGCCAATGTCGAATTCCGCGAAGGCGACTGGTTCGCGCCGCTTGCTGGAGAGACCTTCGACCTCATCGCCAGCAACCCGCCATATATCGCAGAAGGCGATCCGCATCTTGGCGAAGGCGATCTGCGCTTCGAGCCACCAACGGCGTTGTCGTCCGGCGCGGACGGGCTGGATGCGCTCCGCCGGATCGTCCGCGATGTGCCCTCGCACCTCGTCGCGGGCGGCTGGCTGCTGCTGGAACACGGCTGGGACCATGGCGCGGCCGTGCGCACGCTATTGGCCGAGGCTGGCTTCGTCGATGTCGAAATCGCGCAGGATCTCGAAGGCCGAGACCGCGTGAGCCTGGGCCGGGCGGGCTGCTGA
- the oxyR gene encoding DNA-binding transcriptional regulator OxyR has translation MNLRDLKYLIALADLRHFGKAADACFVSQPTLSTQVRKLEEELGVTLVERAPRKVMLTPTGQDVVQRARRIVADVDQMREAARRSKDPESGSLRLGVFPTLGPYLLPHVVPQLRERFPQLELLLVEEKSDVLLQRLREGRLDAALLALPVHDEQLHTEFLFDEPFVLAAPRGHGLASRTSLGIDELSDETLLLLEDGHCLRDQALDVCRLSGAQEKSGFRATSLETLRQMVAAGVGVTLLPALSVHAPIVQPANIRLVKFDKPAPSRRIGLVWRKSSAMEAFLQQLAGTIGTLARAQLQVD, from the coding sequence ATGAACCTGCGCGACCTGAAATACCTGATTGCGTTGGCCGACCTGCGCCATTTCGGCAAGGCCGCGGATGCCTGCTTCGTCAGCCAGCCGACCCTGTCCACCCAGGTTCGCAAGCTGGAGGAAGAACTCGGCGTGACCCTGGTCGAACGCGCGCCGCGCAAGGTCATGCTCACCCCGACCGGACAGGACGTAGTCCAGCGCGCGCGCCGGATCGTGGCCGACGTGGATCAGATGCGCGAAGCCGCGCGCCGCAGCAAGGATCCGGAATCGGGCTCGTTGCGACTCGGCGTGTTCCCGACGTTGGGACCGTATCTGTTGCCGCACGTGGTGCCGCAACTGCGCGAGCGTTTCCCGCAACTGGAACTGCTGCTGGTGGAGGAAAAAAGCGACGTGCTGCTGCAGCGCCTGCGCGAAGGCCGGCTGGATGCTGCTTTGCTCGCCCTGCCCGTGCATGACGAGCAGTTGCACACTGAATTCCTGTTCGATGAACCCTTCGTGCTGGCCGCGCCGCGGGGGCATGGACTGGCATCGCGCACGTCGCTCGGCATCGACGAACTCTCCGATGAAACCCTGCTGCTGCTGGAAGATGGCCACTGCCTGCGCGACCAGGCGCTGGACGTGTGCCGACTCTCCGGCGCACAGGAGAAATCCGGATTCCGTGCCACCAGCCTGGAAACCTTGAGGCAGATGGTCGCCGCCGGCGTCGGCGTGACCCTGTTGCCGGCGCTGTCCGTGCATGCGCCCATCGTCCAGCCCGCCAACATTCGCCTGGTGAAATTCGACAAGCCCGCACCGAGCCGGCGCATTGGCCTGGTGTGGCGCAAGTCGTCGGCGATGGAAGCGTTCCTGCAGCAGTTGGCCGGCACGATAGGCACGCTGGCCCGCGCGCAGCTACAGGTCGACTGA
- the msrA gene encoding peptide-methionine (S)-S-oxide reductase MsrA, with translation MLGIGGFKQRMVDPSRALPGRDTPMPVRNVHHVNGNPIAGEFAGRQSVQFGMGCFWGAERKFWTLPGVFTTAVGYAGGITPNPTYREVCSGETGHAEVVLVVYDPAQVSFDALLKTFWESHDPTQGMRQGNDLGTQYRSAIYCTTQAQSDAAIASRDAYQSRLVEACLGEITTEILCPAPAFFYAEDEHQQYLSKNPMGYCGLGGTGVSCAIGTRA, from the coding sequence ATGCTGGGCATAGGCGGTTTCAAGCAGCGGATGGTCGATCCATCACGGGCGTTGCCGGGGCGCGACACGCCGATGCCGGTGCGCAACGTCCACCACGTGAACGGAAATCCCATCGCGGGCGAGTTCGCGGGAAGGCAGTCGGTGCAGTTCGGCATGGGCTGCTTCTGGGGTGCCGAGCGCAAGTTCTGGACGCTGCCCGGGGTGTTCACCACCGCGGTGGGCTATGCAGGCGGCATCACCCCGAATCCGACGTATCGCGAAGTGTGTTCCGGCGAGACCGGCCACGCGGAAGTGGTGCTGGTGGTGTACGACCCGGCGCAGGTGTCGTTCGATGCCTTGCTGAAGACGTTCTGGGAAAGCCACGACCCCACCCAGGGCATGCGCCAGGGCAATGATCTCGGCACTCAATATCGCTCCGCGATCTACTGCACCACGCAGGCGCAGTCCGATGCGGCCATCGCCAGCCGCGACGCCTACCAGAGTCGGCTTGTCGAGGCGTGCCTGGGCGAGATCACCACCGAGATCCTGTGCCCGGCGCCAGCGTTCTTCTACGCCGAGGACGAACACCAGCAATACCTGTCGAAGAATCCGATGGGTTATTGCGGGCTGGGTGGCACCGGCGTGAGTTGCGCGATCGGCACGCGCGCTTGA